Proteins encoded by one window of Aphidius gifuensis isolate YNYX2018 linkage group LG2, ASM1490517v1, whole genome shotgun sequence:
- the LOC122848272 gene encoding probable ATP-dependent RNA helicase DDX43, with protein sequence MDWENQSNDGNDNSGRGQSKNSRGHDRREYNNDRNSYPQKREWKNTNRNYGDDEDVMLFPLPEGTIGRVIGRGGSMIRELQTESGAKIEIDKTNGYNAASTARISGSKESQNKAKELIQKLIDSPPSRNYDPQSSRNNDQQSSRNNDRPSSRNNDQQSSRNNDRPSSRNNDQQSSRNNYQQSSRNNYQQSSRNNYNDGQQNNDSWEDQSMSNNKQVSQSSNDNKNESAWGGQSRDNKYKSEQHQKTQSSYENKNESMWNQTPDEKKCETTKQDVEEDPLDFSNFDWTSANKEHEEFQKQRWANLKPLIKVFYQELPEVANLTDEDVARIRKEKNGIECRYVFEPESDKPKVPNPITTFNQAFHNYPDILNEIKKVGFEKPSPIQSQAWPILLSGKDMIGIAQTGTGKTLAFLLPALIHIDGQKTPREERVGPSVLIMAPTRELAQQISKEASKYSYRGIKAVTVFGGGDRREQITSIKKGVQIVIATPGRLNDLVMAGELKVEDVTYLVLDEADRMLDMGFEPQIRKTLLDVRPDRQTVMTSATWPAGVRRLAQSYMQDPIQVCVGSLDLTAAHSVRQTILVVDDEDKTYHLREFFKTMKDNDKVIVFFCKKSRVDDISSELALAGVNCQSMHGGRDQSDREQALEDIRDGEVNILLATDVASRGIDINDITHVFNYDFPKDVEEYVHRVGRTGRAGKTGESISLFTRGNWSVARQLLAILEEASQEIPEELYNMADRYDSWRKRKDEEKELERLDGGGGFRGRGRGGGGRGRGGGGGRGGGGGGGRGGNRW encoded by the exons atGGATTGGGAGAATCAGTCAAATGATGGGAATGACAATAGTGGTCGTGgtcaatcaaaaaattcacGTGGTCATGATCGTCGTGAATACAACAATGACAGAAATTCATATCCACAAAAACGTGAATGGAAAAATACTAATAGAAATTATGGAGACGATGAGGATGTCATGTTATTTCCTTTGCCAGAAGGTACAATTGGTAGAGTTATTGGACGTGGTGGTTCTATGATTAGAGAACTACAAACTGAATCTGGTgctaaaattgaaattgataaaacaaatggTTATAATGCTGCATCAACTGCTCGTATATCAGGATCAAAAGAATCACAAAATAAAGCTAAAGAattgattcaaaaattaatagattCACCACCATCTCGCAATTATGATCCACAATCATCTCGTAATAATGATCAACAATCATCTCGTAATAATGATCGACCATCATCCCGTAATAATGATCAACAATCATCTCGTAATAATGATCGACCATCATCTCGTAATAATGATCAACAATCATCTCGCAATAATTATCAGCAATCATCTcgcaataattatcaacaatcatctcgtaataattataatgatggtcaacaaaataatgattcaTGGGAAGACCAATCAATGagtaataataaacaagtatCTCAATcatcaaatgacaataaaaatgaatctgCATGGGGTGGACAATCaagagataataaatataaatcagaacAACATCAAAAAACACAATCatcatatgaaaataaaaatgaatctaTGTGGAATCAAAcaccagatgaaaaaaaatgtgaaactACAAAACAAGATGTAGAAGAAGATCCTCttgattttagtaattttgATTGGACATCAGCAAATAAAGAACATGAAGAATTTCAAAAACAAAGATGGGCAAATTTAAAGCCActtattaaagttttttatcaagaattaCCAGAAGTTGCTAATTTAACAGATGAAGATGTTGCACGtattagaaaagaaaaaaatggtatTGAATGTCGTTATGTATTTGAGCCAGAAAGTGATAAACCAAAAGTACCAAATCCAATAACAACATTTAATCAAGCATTTCATAATTATCCagatatattaaatgaaataaaaaaagttggtTTTGAAAAACCAAGTCCAATACAATCACAAGCATGGCCAATATTATTAAGTGGTAAAGATATGATTGGTATTGCACAAACTGGTACTGGTAAAACATTGGCATTTTTATTACCAGCATTAATACATATTGATGGACAAAAAACACCACGTGAAGAACGTGTTGGTCCAAGTGTATTAATAATGGCACCAACAAGAGAACTTGCACAACAAATTAGTAAAGAAGCTAGTAAATATAGTTATCGTGGTATTAAAGCTGTAACAGTATTTGGTGGTGGTGATAGACGTGAACaaataacatcaataaaaaaaggtgTACAAATTGTTATTGCAACACCAGGTAGATTAAATGATTTAGTTATGGCTGGTGAATTAAAAGTTGAAGATGTAACATATCTTGTACTTGATGAAGCTGATAGAATGTTAGATATGGGATTTGAGCCACAAATTAGAAAAACATTACTTGATGTTAGACCAGATCGTCAAACAGTTATGACAAGTGCAACATGGCCAGCTGGTGTACGTCGTCTTGCACAATCATATATGCAAGATCCAATACAAGTATGTGTTGGTTCACTTGATTTAACAGCTGCACATAGTGTACGTCAAACAAtacttgttgttgatgatgaagataaaaCATATCATTTacgtgaattttttaaaacaatgaaagataatgataaagttattgtatttttttgtaaaaaaagtaGAGTTGATGATATATCAAGTGAACTTGCACTTGCTGGTGTTAATTGTCAAAGTATGCATGGTGGACGTGATCAATCAGACAGAGAACAAGCACTTGAAGATATTAGAGATGGTGaagttaatatattattggCAACTGATGTTGCTAGTAGAGgaattgatattaatgatataacacatgtatttaattatgattttcCAAAAGACGTTGAGGAATATGTACATCGTGTTGGAAGAACTGGTAGAGCTGGTAAAACGGGTGAAAGTATTAGTTTATTTACAAGAGGAAATTGGTCAGTTGCACGACAACTATTAGCAATACTTGAG gAAGCTAGCCAAGAAATACCAGAGGAGTTGTACAACATGGCTGATCGTTATGATAGTTGGAGAAAACGTAAAGACGAAGAAAAAGAGCTTGAACGTCTTGATGGTGGAGGAGGATTTAGAGGTAGAGGacgtggtggtggtggacGAGGTCGTGGAGGTGGTGGAGGacgtggaggtggtggtggtggtggacgTGGAGGTAATCGTTGGTAA
- the LOC122848271 gene encoding protein claret segregational-like yields MASRLPMPKIGLKKSTSTSEVNNLKTVNDNMNGTNKNNAKSQQNLTASSIINKTAKTLRVNENKPPIQPLSRSRTVGAITRGTTTSSKPSTTTSTTLATKTAIKRPATAAASSTIAAKRTRPGITGNSSLNKTTRPGVGVTTKTTLTTKPAASSAAAKISKWDWKGRFGLVNDELTALKEKHKFIAGDYDELKNIVDDLKTRENETSIKNEQLKLNNDKLIADYKKAENDVNKLIEKNKLLDNELKESQETNEIISKSLEKYKKTCDEQEDKLIKHKSQVRILENELNDKKDTIDEQVKLIKDLQELVHGMDKDRRNLHNTIQELKGNIRVFCRVRPKIDKETMKIPCSINYLDECTMEIGRADGSDAVSCTGKSRGTKQEFTFDKIFPPTATQADVFEELSMLVQSALEGYNVCVFAYGQTGSGKTYTMEGACNPDYEGMIPRTVRHIFKEMEEFKLLGWEYKVEASFLEIYNEHIVDLLDSKQKNHEIRMTDAKGTDLYVTNLKTVEINCPDELHMWLRTAQQNRAVAATKANDRSSRSHSVARIRLIATHAVKEEMCVGNLNLVDLAGSERLKNEEAARTTETKNINKSLANLGNVILALLKKQDHVPYRNSKLTHLLMPSLGGNSKTLMLLNISPLDECFNETLNSLRFASNVNSCKTGNIKKSKTTIQSTN; encoded by the coding sequence atgGCATCTCGTTTGCCAATGCCAAAGATAGgcttaaaaaaatcaacaagtacAAGtgaagttaataatttaaagactgtaaatgataatatgaatggtacaaataaaaataatgcaaaatcacaacaaaatttaacagCATCAAgtatcataaataaaacagCAAAAACACTTCgtgttaatgaaaataaaccaCCAATACAACCACTGTCACGTTCTCGAACAGTTGGTGCAATAACACGTggtacaacaacatcatcaaaaccttcaacaacaacatcaacaacacttGCAACTAAAACAGCTATTAAACGAccagcaacagcagcagcatcatcaacaattgctGCTAAAAGAACAAGACCAGGTATAACTGGTAATTCAAGtctaaataaaacaacacGTCCTGGTGTTGGTgttacaacaaaaacaacattaacaacaaaaCCAGCAGCATCATCAGCAGCAGCTAAAATAAGTAAATGGGACTGGAAAGGAAGATTTGGTCTtgttaatgatgaattaacagctttaaaagaaaaacataaattcaTTGCTGGTGattatgatgaattaaaaaatattgttgatgatttaaaaacacGTGAAAATgaaacatcaattaaaaatgaacaacttaaattaaataatgataaattaatagctgattataaaaaagctgaaaatgatgttaataaattaattgaaaaaaataaattgttagacaatgaattaaaagaatcacaagaaacaaatgaaataataagtaaatcattagaaaaatataaaaaaacatgtgatGAACaagaagataaattaataaaacataaaagtCAAGTACGAATTTTAGAGAATGAATTGAATGACAAAAAAGATACCATTGATGAACAAGTAAAACTAATCAAAGATTTACAAGAACTTGTACATGGTATGGACAAAGACAGACGTAACTTACATAACACAATACAAGAATTAAAAGGGAATATAAGAGTATTTTGTAGAGTTCGTCcgaaaattgataaagaaacaatgaaaataccATGTTCCATTAATTATCTTGATGAGTGCACAATGGAGATTGGTAGAGCTGATGGTTCTGATGCTGTTAGTTGTACTGGTAAATCACGTGGAACAAAGCAAGAGTTtacatttgataaaatattccCACCAACTGCAACACAAGCTGATGTGTTTGAAGAGCTATCAATGCTTGTACAGTCAGCACTTGAGGGGTATAATGTTTGTGTGTTTGCATATGGTCAAACTGGTTCTGGTAAAACATACACAATGGAAGGTGCATGTAATCCAGACTATGAAGGTATGATACCGAGAACAGTTAGACATATATTCAAAGAAATGGAAGAATTCAAATTACTTGGTTGGGAGTACAAGGTTGAAGCAAGTTTTTTGGAGATATATAATGAACATATTGTTGATTTGCTggattcaaaacaaaaaaatcatgaaatacGTATGACAGATGCAAAAGGTACTGATTTGTATGTTACAAATTTGAAAACAGTTGAAATTAATTGCCCAGATGAGTTACACATGTGGCTAAGAACAGCACAACAAAATCGTGCTGTTGCTGCAACAAAAGCCAATGATAGATCAAGTCGATCACACTCAGTTGCACGTATTAGATTAATTGCAACACATGCAGTTAAAGAAGAAATGTGTGTTGGTAATTTAAATCTTGTTGATCTTGCTGGTTcagaaagattaaaaaatgaagaagCTGCTAGAACAACTGagactaaaaatattaataaatcattggcTAATTTGGGTAATGTCATATTggcattattgaaaaaacaagaTCATGTGCCATATAGAAATTCTAAATTAACACATCTTTTGATGCCATCACTTGGTGGTAATTCAAAGACACTgatgttgttaaatatatcACCACTTGATGAGTGTTTCAATGAGACATTAAATTCGTTGAGATTTGCCAGTAATGTCAACAGTTGTAAAACtggaaatatcaaaaaatccAAGACAACTATccaatcaacaaattaa
- the LOC122848274 gene encoding COA8 family protein CG14806, mitochondrial — MMSYQKLKHLQIIKQSYSKLTNHNLKATEQVPEPGDVDKIGPADDISNLRKIIFKKNDNETETEKLYREARDKTQKWNHKFWSDHNTKFTTERKEFQKKLMVNGKDSVTADEMSVFYKNFLDKNWKNHIDYNISWYKQNLKILILEIKVRLSKLKFK; from the exons atgatgagctatcaaaaattaaaacatcttcaaataattaaacaatcatactcaaag ttaacAAACCATAACCTCAAAGCAACTGAACAAGTGCCTGAACCAGgtgatgttgataaaattggaCCTGCTGATGACATCTCTAACTTGAgaaagataatatttaaaaaaaatgataatgaaacaGAGACTGAAAAATTATACAGAGAAGCTAGagataaaacacaaaaatggAATCATAAATTTTGGTCAGATCACAATACAAAATTCACAACA gaaagaaaagaatttcaaaaaaaattaatggtcAATGGAAAAGACTCAGTGACTGCTGATGAAATGTcagtgttttataaaaattttttagacaaaaattggaaaaatcatattgaCTATAATATTTCTTggtataaacaaaatttaaaaattttaatactcgAAATTAAAGTAAGATTATcaaagttaaaatttaaataa